Genomic DNA from Acidobacteriota bacterium:
GACACGCGGGCTGCGGCTCACGGAAATCTGCGCGGGCAAATTCACAGAGATGGTCGTCACATCAGCCGTTGCTAAAAAGTCTTCCACTGCCTGGCGCACCTTGGTCAGCGCCTCTTCGCGCGACTCCCCTTCGGCTGCTACATTGGGCAACGCAAGAATAACGGCCCGGTACGAGCCGTTGGTGCGCTGCACAACTACATCAAGGTCTCTCATAACTGCTCCTTTCGGCCAACAGGGTAACGCAAAATCACTGCTTGCGTTACCCTGTTCGCCAGCGCCTCAATTCCCCGATCCAGCCGCCGCCGGTTTCCCATAATTCGGGAACGCCGGACGCTTGCTCGGTTGCGGCGGATTGCGTTTCAACTCATCCAGCAACAGCGCCACGGCTTTTTCGAGTTGCGGGTCGCGTCCTTGCCGCCACAGCGCGGGATCGAATTCGACTTCGACATCCGGGCTGACGCCGACGTTTTCGACTTCCCATGCGCCGTTGAGGCCATAAATTGCCCCATCCGGCGCGCGCACGACGCCGCCGTCCATCAGTTGCGGCATCGGGAACGAGGCGACCAGGCCGCCCCAGGTTTTCTTGCCGACGAGTTGGCCGACGTTCAGCTTGCGGAAATACCAGGGCATCGCGTCGCCGCCGGAACCGGCCATTTCATTGACGATCATGACCTTCGGCCCGTAAATCGCGCCCGAGGGCGAAGACAAATCTTGTCCGCCTTCACGGAAAAAGACATTGCTCAGTTTTTTGCGCGCGAGCGTCTCGACCACGTAATCGGCCAGGTAGCCGCCATTGTTGAAACGTTCGTCAATCACCGCGCCCTGCTTGTCGGTTTGCGCGAAGAAGTAGCGCGTGAAGTTGATGTAACCGCCATTCGCCGTGTCGGGCAGATGCACGTAGGCCAGCTTGCCGCCGCTCAGTTCCGACACCTTGCGGCGATTGCTTTCGATCCAATCCAGATTGCGCAGGCCCAGTTCATTGCCGGTCGGCACGACGGTGACTTCGCGCGCGCCTGTGCCGTCGGGATTGGGGCCGACTTTGATGACGACCTGTTTGCCCGCCTTGCTCTCAAAGAAGCTGTAGACGTTGTCCGTCCCGCGCACATCGCGGCCATTGACGGCCAGCAGGTATTCGCCCGCTTTGACGTTGATGCCGGGTTGCGTGAGCGGCGCGCGCAAACGCGGGTTCCAGTTTTCACCGTTATAAACCTTGGCGAACCGGTAGCGCCCGTTTTCGAGTTTGTAATCGGCGCCTAGCAAGCCGACCGCGACAAAGTTCGGATTGGGCACGTCGCCGCCGCCGATAAACATGTGGCCGACGGTGAGTTGGTTGCACATGTCGTTGAACAGGTAATTCAGGTCGCTGCGATGGGCGACGGCTTTCACGTATGGCTCGTACAGCTTTTCGAGCGCTTTCAGATCCATGCCGTGCGCGTTCGGCGCGTAAAAGAAATCGCGTTCGCCACGCCAGACCTCTTTGAACATCTGCCGCCATTCGGCCTGCGGGTCAACGTGCACTTCCATCTCGGCCATCTTCAGCACATTCGGTCCGCCCGGCGCGCCTGGCGGCATGGGCGTCCCAAGCGTTGCGGCGTTGGCGATCACCCAATTCCCTGCCGGGCCGAAGCCCTGCCGGTAAAGCACCTTTTCGCCATTCGCCGAAACGATGAAGGCGGCCACGTTGTCGAGCGCCTTGTCGAATTTGCGTTTCTCGAAATCGAATTTATGCAGCGTGCCGCTCGCAGGGCCGGTCGGGTCAACATTGACCGGCGGATTTTCAATCAGATAGATCGTGCCCGCTTTGCCCGCGAGCAATTCGCCATAAGGTTTGGGCGGAATCGGCAACGAAACGATGCGTTGACCGATGCCTTCCAAATCAATGCGCACCGGGTCTGGCTCTTTCTTCGCGGGCGGAGTTGCAGGTTTAGCCGCCGCTGCGTCAGCTTTCTTTTCGCCTTCGGCTGGTTTGTCAGCGGGTTTGGCATCATCCTTTTTCGGCTCGTCCTTTTTCTCGTCCGCCACTTTCTCTTCGTCACTTTCAGGCGCGAGCGGCGAGGGCTGATCGTTGCGCAAGACGATGGCGTAAACGCTGCGCGTGGCTTGATGCGCAATGGCCGAAAGATCAATCCAACTGATGCTGGGGCCGATGTCAGTGCTGGCGGTGAAGTACAAATACTTGCCGCCTTTGTCGAAGGCCGGATAACGCGCGTCGCTCAAGCCATCGGTGAGTTGGTCGGCCTTGCCCGTTTCGAGCGAGTAGGCAAAAACGGCGCGCAACAGATTCGGCAGTTGTTTGGTATACGCAATCCAACGGCTGTCGGGCGCCCACACCGGCTGCATCACGTCTTCATTAAAGCCAATCGGGTTGGCGTCCACTTTGACCGGCGTGCCTTTCTCGATGTCTAGATACCAAAGCTGCAATTTCTTGTCGAAGTAAGCGATCTTCTTGGAATCGGGCGACCAGGTCGGCGCGAAATAAAAGGTCTGCGGCGTGCTGGGTTTGAACTTCTTGACCTCGCCCGTGCCCTTTTGATCGCGCAGGTGCAATTCGTATTCGCCCGACTCGTCGCTGAAATAGGCAATCCACTTGCCGTCGGGCGACCACGACGGATCGCGTTCCATCACGCCGGAAGTGTTGGTCAGATTGCGCGGATCGCCTTTTTCCGCCGGGACGCTGATGATTTCGCCGCGCGCTTCAAACACAGCCCGCGCGCCCGTCGGCGAAAGGGCGGCCAGTACCTTGCCCGTTTGTATCGAAGTCGCCACGCGGTTGCCGACCTTTTCAAAACGCGGGCGCAACGAGAGCAGATCATTGTTGACGCGGATGTTGACGGGTTGTGACTTGCCTGACTTGAGGTCGTAAAGATGAATTGAGCCGAGCCGTTCATACACAATCACGCCCGGCCCCGCCGACGCCGATTTGATGTCCAACTCGGCGGGCGGCACGCATTGCGTGATCTTTTTGGTTTTGGTGTCGAAGGAGAACAGCGTCACCGCGCCGCTGGGGCTGTTGCGATCAGAGAGGAAATAAACCTTGTCGCCCACCCACATCGGATTCCGATCAATCGAATTTTCATGCGGCAGCTTTTCGATGGAAGAGTCCGCCAGTTTGGCGAGCCAGATCACATCCTGCTGCCCGCCGTGATAGCGCTTCCATTCGGGTTGCCATTGGAACAGCGGTTCGTAGGCCAGCGATAAACCATCCGGCGAATACGCGCCGCGTTCGGCCATCGGCAGCGGCACGGGCGTCGGGAAGCCGCCTTCGGTGCTGATGGTATAGAGCCGGAAAAAGATATTCGCATAGCTTTCGCGCAGCGAGCTAAACAACACCTGCTTGCCGTCGTTCGTCCAGCCCACCGCGATGTCCGGCCCCGGATGATAAGTCAGCCGCTTCGGCACGCCGCCACTGGCGGGGACGATAAACACATCGGTGTTTCCGTCATACGCGCCCGTAAAGGCGATCTGCGTCCCGTCCGGCGAAAAGTGCGGATCGCTTTCATCGCCCACGCCGCTGGTCAGGCGTTTGGCGTCGCCGCCCTCGCGCGGCACGCTCCACAAATCGCCCGCGTAGGCGAACACGATATGTGTGCGGTTGACGGTGGGTTTCTGGAACAGCGTCGCCTCTTGCGCCGAAACGACGCCGGCGAACGTGAGCAAGAACAAAATTGCTGCGGTGATAGTTCGTTTCATGTTGTTGGTTCCTCACGACGTACAGCAGGCTGCCAGCCTGCTGTAGATTTGGCGAAAGATGTAATCAGGCGGCGGCGTAATCCGCGCAAGCCCTCAGCAGGCTGGCAGCCTGCTGTACAGACGATCAAAACCCCGGCTGGCTAATGTTTTTCGTGTCCAGCTTCGGCGCATATTTTTTCGCCACGCTCTCGATCTCGCTGGCTTTGCCGATCAGCACGAAGACGAGATTGTCGAGCGGGTAATACTGTTTGATGACGCGCTGGGCATCGGCCAGCGTCATCGCGTCAATCTGTTTGTAGTAATCGTTAATGTCGCGCTCGTCCAGGCCGTAAAACTCCAGCGAAGCAAGCAGGTTCGCCAGTTGGTCGCTGGTCTCGATGGTCGGCGGGAATTGGCCTTTGATGTAATTCTTGGCCGACTGCAAATCCTTTTCACTGACGCCTTGCGTGTGCAGCCGGTTCAGGATTTCCAGCGTCAGGTCAATGGCCTTTTCGGTCGTCGCGTTGCGCGTGTAGGTTGAAATCACGAACGGCCCGCGCGCCTTGCGCTGTTCAAACCGCGCACTCGCTCCATACGTCAGCCCCGAACTCACGCGCAGCGCATCGTTCAACATCGAAGTAAACCGTCCGCCAAACAGCGTGTTGATGACGCCGATGTAAACGCGGTCGGCATTCGAGCGCGCGATGCCTACATTGCCGATTTGGTAATAAGTCTGCGTCGCATCGGGCTTGTCCACCAGCAAGAGCTTTTTGCCCGCGACCGGTTGCGGCTCGGGCAGATTCACCGTGGGCGCTTGCTTATTCGGCCACGCGCCGAATTTACTGCCGAGCAGGCTTTCCATCTCGGCAGTATTGAAATCACCGGCGACGACCATGATCGTATTCGACGGCGTGTAATAGCTCTCGTAAAACTTCGCGATGTCATCGCGGGTCAACGCCGCCAGTGATTTTTCATCGCCGCTGGTCGGGCGCGCGTAAGGATGCGCGCCGTACAGGTAGGCATTGAAATACTCGCCGATCACGCCCTGCGCCTGATCTTTGGCGGACTTTAACCCGTCAATGTTCTGCTTCAACAGCTTCTCAACTTCAGCGGGCGGAAAGGCTGAATTCAACAAGCAGTCGCTGAAAATCTCCAAGCCCTGCGCCAAATCCTTTTTGACGAATTCGGCGCGGCCACTGGTGAAATCGAGCCCCGCGTTGCCGAAAAACTGCGCGCCGATGAAATCCAAATCCGCCGCGATTTGATCGGCGTTGCGCATCTTGGTGCCCTTGCGCAACAGGCTGGCGGTCAGCGCGGCCACGCCCTCTTTGCCCGCCGGGTCAGCGGTCGAACCGGCTTTGACAATAAAGCTGAAACTGATGAGCGGCAGGTCGTGCTGTTCGAGCAGTAACACGGTCAGGCCGTTTTTGAGTTTGGCTTTTTTGAAGGGCGGCAACTTGAGTCCGGCAGTTTGCGCGGGAAGGTTGGGCGCGGTGAAGAGCGCAATCAGAATGATGGTTGCGAATCGTTTTAGCATAGGGGTTCTCCCCTGGGTACGCAGCGCTTCCAGCGTGCTGGCTTGGCAATTGACGGCTGGTGGCTGAAAGGAAGCCCTCCGGCCAGCTTCCGTCTGCCGCCAAGACTGCACGCAAGGATGCGTGCGTACCCAGGTTATTGCTTCTCCGGCACCAGCGTCACAACGGTGCGGTTCTTCTCGTTGAAATACTGTTTGGCCACGCGCTGCACGTCTTCTTTCGTCACCTTGGCGTAATCATCGGCGGCGCTGAACAGCTTTTGGTAATCGCCGAAGAAGACTTCGTAGGTGCCGATGGTGTTGGCCTTGCCGCTGATGGTTTTCATCTGGCGATAAAAGCCGGCCAGCAGGATGTTGCGCGCCTTCTGCAATTCGTTGTCGGTGACGCCGGCGTTTTTGACTTTGTCGAACTCTTCGTAAATCGCGGCTTCGACCTGCGCCGGCGCGACGTTGGCTTTGGGCTGCGCGTTCACGGTGAAGAGCGTCGGATCGAAGGTTGCGCCGAAGCCGCCATTCACGAACAACGCCAGTTGATCTTTGTCCACCAGGCGCTGATACATCCGCGAGCTTTGGCCCGAAAACAAAATTGTTTGCAGCATCTGCAAGGCGTAATAGTCGGCGTGCCGCGCTTCAGGCACGTGATAGCCCAGCAGCAAAATCGGCAGTTGCGCGAATTTCTTGACCACGGCGCGGCGTTCGCCCAACTGTTCAGGCTCGCGCGTCGTGACAGGCGCGGGCGCGGCGTGTGACGGAATCGGTTCGATGTATTTTTCGGCCAGCTTGAAAATCTCTTCGGCAGTGATGTCGCCGCTGACGACCATCGTCGCGTTCGACGGCGCATAGCCCATCTCGAAATGCCGCTTGAGGTCTTCGAGCTTCCAGTTCTCAATGTCCA
This window encodes:
- a CDS encoding PD40 domain-containing protein; protein product: MKRTITAAILFLLTFAGVVSAQEATLFQKPTVNRTHIVFAYAGDLWSVPREGGDAKRLTSGVGDESDPHFSPDGTQIAFTGAYDGNTDVFIVPASGGVPKRLTYHPGPDIAVGWTNDGKQVLFSSLRESYANIFFRLYTISTEGGFPTPVPLPMAERGAYSPDGLSLAYEPLFQWQPEWKRYHGGQQDVIWLAKLADSSIEKLPHENSIDRNPMWVGDKVYFLSDRNSPSGAVTLFSFDTKTKKITQCVPPAELDIKSASAGPGVIVYERLGSIHLYDLKSGKSQPVNIRVNNDLLSLRPRFEKVGNRVATSIQTGKVLAALSPTGARAVFEARGEIISVPAEKGDPRNLTNTSGVMERDPSWSPDGKWIAYFSDESGEYELHLRDQKGTGEVKKFKPSTPQTFYFAPTWSPDSKKIAYFDKKLQLWYLDIEKGTPVKVDANPIGFNEDVMQPVWAPDSRWIAYTKQLPNLLRAVFAYSLETGKADQLTDGLSDARYPAFDKGGKYLYFTASTDIGPSISWIDLSAIAHQATRSVYAIVLRNDQPSPLAPESDEEKVADEKKDEPKKDDAKPADKPAEGEKKADAAAAKPATPPAKKEPDPVRIDLEGIGQRIVSLPIPPKPYGELLAGKAGTIYLIENPPVNVDPTGPASGTLHKFDFEKRKFDKALDNVAAFIVSANGEKVLYRQGFGPAGNWVIANAATLGTPMPPGAPGGPNVLKMAEMEVHVDPQAEWRQMFKEVWRGERDFFYAPNAHGMDLKALEKLYEPYVKAVAHRSDLNYLFNDMCNQLTVGHMFIGGGDVPNPNFVAVGLLGADYKLENGRYRFAKVYNGENWNPRLRAPLTQPGINVKAGEYLLAVNGRDVRGTDNVYSFFESKAGKQVVIKVGPNPDGTGAREVTVVPTGNELGLRNLDWIESNRRKVSELSGGKLAYVHLPDTANGGYINFTRYFFAQTDKQGAVIDERFNNGGYLADYVVETLARKKLSNVFFREGGQDLSSPSGAIYGPKVMIVNEMAGSGGDAMPWYFRKLNVGQLVGKKTWGGLVASFPMPQLMDGGVVRAPDGAIYGLNGAWEVENVGVSPDVEVEFDPALWRQGRDPQLEKAVALLLDELKRNPPQPSKRPAFPNYGKPAAAGSGN
- a CDS encoding insulinase family protein, which produces MLKRFATIILIALFTAPNLPAQTAGLKLPPFKKAKLKNGLTVLLLEQHDLPLISFSFIVKAGSTADPAGKEGVAALTASLLRKGTKMRNADQIAADLDFIGAQFFGNAGLDFTSGRAEFVKKDLAQGLEIFSDCLLNSAFPPAEVEKLLKQNIDGLKSAKDQAQGVIGEYFNAYLYGAHPYARPTSGDEKSLAALTRDDIAKFYESYYTPSNTIMVVAGDFNTAEMESLLGSKFGAWPNKQAPTVNLPEPQPVAGKKLLLVDKPDATQTYYQIGNVGIARSNADRVYIGVINTLFGGRFTSMLNDALRVSSGLTYGASARFEQRKARGPFVISTYTRNATTEKAIDLTLEILNRLHTQGVSEKDLQSAKNYIKGQFPPTIETSDQLANLLASLEFYGLDERDINDYYKQIDAMTLADAQRVIKQYYPLDNLVFVLIGKASEIESVAKKYAPKLDTKNISQPGF
- a CDS encoding insulinase family protein; amino-acid sequence: MRPGKCASLLLALLALLASDVFAQQFQIKTHTLKNGMKIIVEEDRSIPNVALYVFYRIGSRNERPGTTGLSHFFEHMMFNGAKKYGPKQFDQTMEAAGGSNNAYTNRDLTVYQDWFPKSALELIFDLEADRIRDLSFDPKIIESERGVVASERRSSVDANNFGILFEQLYADAYTAHPYQWPVVGWMVDIENWKLEDLKRHFEMGYAPSNATMVVSGDITAEEIFKLAEKYIEPIPSHAAPAPVTTREPEQLGERRAVVKKFAQLPILLLGYHVPEARHADYYALQMLQTILFSGQSSRMYQRLVDKDQLALFVNGGFGATFDPTLFTVNAQPKANVAPAQVEAAIYEEFDKVKNAGVTDNELQKARNILLAGFYRQMKTISGKANTIGTYEVFFGDYQKLFSAADDYAKVTKEDVQRVAKQYFNEKNRTVVTLVPEKQ